A stretch of the Marinobacter sp. JH2 genome encodes the following:
- the xseA gene encoding exodeoxyribonuclease VII large subunit, whose translation MIPAYPDTRPHALSVSELNRQARRLLETSFMQVWVEGEISGLSRPSSGHWYFSLKDQKCQIRCAMFRGANQHIRALPREGDQIRIRGKVTLYENRGDFQIIVEHMEPAGLGALQQAFEALKAKLQAEGLFEPTRKKPLPHTPRHIGVITSPTGAAIHDILTVLARRCPAIPVTLYPTAVQGKAATTEIVNAIERAQRHNVADILIIGRGGGSLEDLWCFNEEAVARTIAGCPIPTVSAVGHEVDVTIADFVADLRAPTPSAAAEKISPDQQDWLRRLSEQQVRLGHSAQRLFKRLEKHLQHLSARLRDPRRELQDKAQRMDELDMRLSKAMQQKLERQSLATDYLAQRLGTQSPQKLITSTHEQVIRLNERMQGAIQHNLRLQQDKLQLQAQTLNVVSPLATLGRGYAIVKNDSGSIVRNASQLSTGDPIRTQFGQGYISANVTEVEPQ comes from the coding sequence TTGATCCCCGCCTACCCGGACACACGCCCCCACGCTCTGAGCGTCAGCGAACTTAACCGTCAAGCTCGCCGCCTGCTGGAAACTAGCTTTATGCAAGTGTGGGTGGAGGGAGAAATTTCCGGGCTATCCCGGCCGTCCTCGGGGCACTGGTATTTCTCCCTAAAAGACCAAAAATGTCAGATCCGCTGCGCCATGTTTCGAGGCGCCAATCAGCACATTCGCGCCCTGCCCCGCGAAGGCGACCAAATACGAATTCGCGGCAAGGTCACCCTGTACGAAAACCGCGGTGATTTTCAGATCATTGTCGAACACATGGAACCTGCCGGCCTTGGGGCTCTTCAGCAAGCGTTCGAAGCACTTAAGGCAAAGCTTCAAGCCGAAGGTTTGTTTGAGCCAACCCGCAAAAAACCACTCCCACACACTCCCAGACACATTGGCGTGATCACCTCCCCCACGGGCGCGGCAATTCACGATATCCTGACCGTACTTGCACGGCGCTGCCCTGCCATTCCTGTGACGCTTTATCCAACCGCCGTTCAGGGCAAGGCGGCTACCACTGAAATCGTGAATGCCATCGAGCGTGCCCAGCGGCATAACGTCGCGGACATTTTAATCATCGGCCGGGGCGGTGGCTCGCTTGAAGACTTGTGGTGCTTCAACGAGGAGGCGGTAGCCAGAACAATTGCCGGCTGCCCTATTCCCACGGTCAGCGCTGTTGGCCACGAAGTAGACGTCACCATTGCAGACTTCGTCGCTGACTTGCGGGCCCCGACACCCTCAGCGGCCGCTGAGAAAATATCTCCAGACCAACAAGACTGGCTTCGCCGCCTGAGTGAACAGCAGGTTCGCCTAGGTCACTCGGCCCAACGCCTGTTTAAACGGCTGGAAAAGCACCTGCAGCACCTTAGCGCTCGACTGCGAGACCCGCGCCGTGAATTACAGGATAAAGCACAACGCATGGACGAACTCGACATGCGCCTGAGCAAGGCCATGCAACAAAAACTGGAGCGCCAGTCGCTTGCAACTGACTACCTGGCCCAGCGACTGGGAACCCAATCTCCGCAAAAGCTCATCACCAGCACGCACGAACAGGTGATCAGGCTGAATGAGCGCATGCAAGGGGCAATACAGCACAACCTGAGACTGCAACAAGACAAGCTCCAGTTGCAGGCGCAGACCCTGAATGTTGTCAGCCCTCTTGCTACGCTGGGCCGGGGCTACGCCATTGTGAAAAATGATTCCGGCAGCATCGTTCGAAACGCAAGCCAACTATCAACAGGCGACCCCATTCGCACCCAATTCGGCCAGGGTTATATTTCTGCAAACGTCACAGAGGTTGAACCACAGTAA
- a CDS encoding propionyl-CoA synthetase, whose protein sequence is MSYNSAFRRSIDQRDDFWRHQAQNIDWTSAPGTIWRPLENGHGEWFPDGTLNTSDVALDANIRAGRGDQAALIYDSPVTNTQQTYTYNQLRDEVALFAGALKAQGIQKGDRVIIYMPMIPQAAIAMLACARLGVIHSVVFGGFAAHELAVRIDDATPKALITASCGIEISTVIEYKPLVDKAIEQSRHKPEMCVVFQRPQAKATLKASRDRDWNDLCTNATPAEPVPVKATDPLYILYTSGTTGKPKGVVRDNGGHAVALKYSMSLVYDAKPGDVYWAASDVGWVVGHSYIVYGPLFAGCTTVLYEGKPIKTPDAGAFWRVIQDHKVDILFTAPTAFRAVRKEDPEATQFEKYDTSSLKRIYLAGERLDPPTYEWLKENTNLPILDHWWQTETGWAICCNPAGIEMMATKPGSSTVPSPGFDVRVVNMDGSSVPDGEQGQIAVKLPLPPGCLMTVWGDDERFLNSYLRPIPGYYSSGDGGYVDEDGYVFIMGRTDDVINVAGHRLSTGEMEEVVASHPAIAECCVVGAHDDIKGQLPIGLVLIKDGATINPDELEEELIEMVREKIGAIACFRRAIVVERLPKTRSGKILRRVIRQIADQEEYSVPSTIDDPAILEEISAALRH, encoded by the coding sequence ATGAGCTACAACTCCGCATTTCGCCGTTCCATCGATCAGCGTGATGACTTCTGGCGCCATCAAGCCCAGAACATCGACTGGACCTCGGCACCCGGCACTATCTGGCGACCCCTCGAAAACGGTCATGGCGAATGGTTCCCGGACGGGACACTGAATACCAGCGATGTTGCTCTGGACGCCAACATCCGCGCTGGCCGTGGTGATCAGGCTGCTCTTATTTACGATTCACCGGTAACCAACACTCAGCAGACCTACACCTACAATCAATTACGAGACGAAGTCGCACTGTTCGCGGGCGCACTTAAAGCGCAAGGCATACAAAAAGGCGACCGTGTCATAATCTATATGCCGATGATCCCTCAAGCCGCCATTGCCATGCTGGCTTGCGCTCGCCTTGGAGTTATCCACTCGGTGGTCTTTGGTGGGTTTGCCGCTCATGAACTGGCGGTGCGCATCGACGATGCCACCCCCAAAGCACTTATCACCGCCTCTTGCGGTATCGAAATCAGCACCGTCATCGAATATAAACCGTTGGTCGACAAGGCCATTGAGCAATCGAGGCACAAGCCCGAGATGTGCGTGGTATTCCAACGCCCCCAAGCTAAAGCCACCCTGAAAGCCAGCCGGGATCGCGACTGGAATGATCTGTGCACAAACGCCACACCTGCCGAACCTGTGCCAGTGAAAGCAACCGATCCGCTCTATATTCTTTACACGTCTGGCACCACGGGCAAACCGAAAGGCGTCGTTCGGGATAACGGCGGCCACGCCGTTGCACTCAAGTACAGCATGAGCCTGGTCTACGACGCGAAACCCGGAGATGTATATTGGGCTGCCTCGGATGTCGGCTGGGTAGTTGGGCACAGCTACATTGTTTACGGCCCACTGTTCGCCGGCTGCACCACGGTACTTTACGAAGGCAAACCCATTAAAACTCCCGATGCCGGAGCCTTCTGGCGGGTAATACAGGACCACAAGGTAGACATACTGTTCACCGCCCCCACGGCATTTCGTGCCGTTCGAAAGGAAGACCCCGAAGCCACTCAGTTCGAAAAATACGACACGTCGTCATTGAAACGAATCTATCTGGCCGGTGAGCGCCTGGACCCGCCGACCTACGAATGGCTGAAAGAGAACACCAACCTTCCCATTCTTGACCACTGGTGGCAAACCGAAACCGGCTGGGCAATCTGCTGCAACCCGGCAGGCATCGAAATGATGGCTACCAAACCCGGCTCCTCGACAGTACCGTCACCCGGTTTTGATGTGCGGGTGGTCAACATGGACGGCTCTTCCGTTCCTGATGGCGAACAAGGCCAGATTGCAGTTAAGCTCCCGTTGCCACCCGGGTGCCTGATGACCGTTTGGGGTGACGACGAGCGCTTCCTGAACAGCTACCTACGCCCAATTCCGGGCTACTACAGTTCAGGTGATGGCGGCTACGTTGACGAGGACGGTTACGTTTTCATCATGGGTCGAACCGATGATGTAATCAATGTGGCAGGGCACCGCCTTTCGACCGGCGAGATGGAAGAAGTGGTCGCGTCTCATCCAGCAATCGCAGAATGCTGCGTTGTGGGAGCCCATGACGACATCAAAGGTCAATTGCCCATTGGCTTGGTACTGATTAAAGACGGCGCGACCATCAACCCTGACGAGCTTGAAGAAGAACTCATTGAGATGGTACGAGAAAAAATTGGTGCAATTGCCTGCTTCCGGCGCGCCATTGTGGTCGAGCGACTGCCAAAAACCCGATCCGGCAAAATACTTAGGCGGGTCATTCGCCAGATTGCCGATCAAGAAGAATACAGCGTGCCAAGCACGATAGACGATCCGGCCATTTTGGAGGAAATTAGCGCAGCACTCAGGCACTAA
- a CDS encoding cold shock domain-containing protein, with translation MSDTKTGQVKWFNEAKGFGFIEQEGGSDVFVHYSAINSGGFRTLAEGQQVQFTVTQGPKGPQAENVTPL, from the coding sequence ATGTCTGATACAAAAACTGGCCAGGTCAAATGGTTCAACGAAGCAAAAGGCTTTGGCTTTATTGAGCAGGAAGGCGGCAGTGACGTTTTCGTTCACTACAGCGCAATCAACTCAGGTGGCTTCCGCACTCTGGCTGAAGGCCAGCAGGTGCAGTTCACCGTTACTCAGGGTCCGAAAGGCCCACAGGCAGAGAACGTAACGCCGCTATAA
- a CDS encoding 2-isopropylmalate synthase — translation MAFDHRKYAPFKPVAKKDRRWPDVVIEKAPTWCAVDLRDGNQSLIKPMSVAQKQRLFDLLVKLGFKEIEIGFPAASQPDFDFCRKLIEENRIPDDVTIQVLTQARAELIERTYEALDGAKQAIVHVYNSTSTVQREQVFGLDREGICKIARNGAALVKEIAGRYPNTDWTFQYSPESFTGTELDFAADVIDEVTSVWRPDQGQPVIINLPATVEMSTPNVFADQVEWICEKIQYRDSLSISVHTHNDRGCGVAAAELAVMAGADRVEGTLMGNGERTGNMDLVTMAMNLYSQGVDPELVLSGMAEISEVVEACTEISTHPRHPYAGELVFTAFSGSHQDAIRKCLARRQDGDVWNVAYLPIDPSDLGGRYEEVVRINSQSGKGGVAYVLERDYDISLPRWLQIEFSKVVQSEAETNGGEIDSNTIHHLFEERYLKVRKDWKLRTYNLHRDDDGVRADVVVGANEASVTLEGRGLGAVEAVSDALTRRFGVIIAVEAYDEFALGEGTKANALACIRLNANGRLCSAAALAEDTTSATLQALFSAVAQEVGEQMPETIESSEPVSV, via the coding sequence ATGGCTTTTGATCATCGGAAATATGCTCCTTTTAAGCCCGTAGCCAAAAAAGATCGTCGTTGGCCGGATGTGGTCATCGAGAAGGCTCCAACTTGGTGTGCCGTGGATCTTCGGGACGGTAACCAGTCTCTGATCAAGCCGATGTCGGTTGCGCAAAAACAGCGCTTGTTTGATTTACTGGTGAAGCTGGGCTTTAAGGAGATTGAGATAGGTTTTCCAGCAGCCAGTCAGCCAGACTTCGATTTTTGTCGAAAACTTATCGAGGAAAACAGGATTCCTGACGATGTCACTATTCAGGTGCTGACTCAGGCTCGGGCGGAATTGATCGAGCGTACCTACGAGGCTCTTGATGGTGCGAAGCAGGCGATAGTTCATGTCTACAATTCGACCTCTACGGTTCAGCGTGAGCAGGTATTCGGGTTGGATCGTGAGGGTATCTGCAAGATTGCCCGCAATGGAGCAGCGTTGGTAAAAGAGATTGCTGGTCGTTATCCGAATACCGATTGGACGTTCCAGTATTCCCCCGAGAGCTTCACCGGCACAGAATTGGATTTTGCTGCAGATGTCATTGATGAGGTCACAAGTGTCTGGCGGCCAGATCAAGGGCAGCCTGTAATCATTAACTTGCCTGCAACTGTTGAAATGTCGACACCGAACGTTTTCGCGGATCAGGTGGAATGGATCTGTGAAAAGATTCAATACCGGGATTCGTTGAGCATTAGCGTTCACACTCATAACGATCGGGGCTGCGGCGTGGCGGCAGCCGAGTTGGCGGTCATGGCGGGTGCGGATAGGGTTGAAGGCACTTTGATGGGCAACGGTGAGCGTACGGGCAATATGGATTTGGTCACAATGGCCATGAACTTATACTCCCAAGGTGTTGATCCTGAGCTGGTTTTGTCGGGTATGGCTGAAATCAGCGAGGTGGTGGAAGCTTGCACAGAGATCTCGACTCATCCTCGTCATCCTTATGCCGGTGAGTTGGTCTTTACGGCGTTTTCCGGTAGCCATCAGGACGCGATTCGAAAATGTTTGGCGCGCCGCCAGGATGGAGATGTGTGGAACGTTGCCTATTTGCCAATTGATCCTTCAGACCTGGGTGGTCGTTATGAAGAGGTGGTGAGGATAAACAGTCAATCCGGTAAGGGTGGCGTCGCCTACGTACTGGAGCGTGATTACGATATTAGCTTGCCTCGATGGCTGCAGATTGAGTTCAGTAAGGTGGTCCAATCGGAAGCCGAAACCAACGGTGGCGAGATCGATTCAAATACCATTCACCATCTCTTTGAAGAACGGTACCTGAAGGTACGGAAAGACTGGAAGCTGCGTACTTATAATCTGCATCGTGATGACGATGGCGTGCGAGCCGATGTGGTCGTGGGCGCTAACGAAGCGTCTGTTACGTTGGAAGGCCGAGGCTTGGGTGCGGTTGAGGCTGTGTCGGACGCGCTGACCCGGCGCTTCGGGGTAATCATTGCAGTAGAGGCTTACGATGAGTTCGCTTTGGGTGAGGGGACTAAAGCCAATGCTTTGGCGTGTATTCGTTTAAACGCTAACGGTAGGCTCTGCAGTGCCGCTGCATTGGCTGAAGACACCACATCTGCGACCTTGCAGGCTTTGTTCTCAGCTGTGGCTCAGGAAGTTGGCGAACAGATGCCTGAGACGATTGAAAGCTCGGAGCCTGTCTCCGTCTAA
- a CDS encoding Lrp/AsnC family transcriptional regulator: MLNNDKALVKLDKIDRKILEQLQKDGSLTNQQLAEKVGLSPSPCLRRVRSLEDAGVIVRTATILDHKKLGLALTAVILIGMDRHTPERFADFEEQIANYPEVQECYLITGQSADYMLKVVVPDMDHYHQFLLNRITRIPGVSGVHSSFVLRRVIDSTALPLGYLS; this comes from the coding sequence GTGCTCAACAATGACAAAGCGTTAGTTAAACTAGATAAAATTGACCGAAAAATTCTCGAACAGTTGCAGAAAGATGGATCATTAACCAATCAGCAACTCGCCGAAAAGGTCGGTCTATCACCTTCCCCCTGCCTTCGCCGGGTCCGATCGTTGGAAGATGCGGGCGTCATCGTCAGAACCGCCACGATTCTTGACCACAAGAAACTGGGATTAGCCCTGACCGCTGTCATCCTGATCGGCATGGACCGGCACACCCCGGAGAGATTCGCAGACTTCGAGGAGCAAATTGCGAACTACCCCGAAGTTCAGGAATGCTATCTGATTACCGGGCAAAGCGCGGATTACATGCTAAAGGTTGTGGTACCTGATATGGATCATTACCACCAGTTCCTGCTGAACCGCATCACCCGTATACCCGGGGTCAGCGGCGTTCACTCAAGCTTTGTATTACGACGAGTCATCGACAGCACAGCCCTGCCCCTGGGCTATCTGTCCTGA
- a CDS encoding TetR/AcrR family transcriptional regulator yields MTDESINVAPRRKPVQARSRERVDSILRHAAEIFHENGVDGTSMSAIARQSGMSLASLYRYFPNKAAIVHALAEGHVEKMETALRERLQEVGLSEAVDVLIDLFYEFYRTEPAYSAIWSGVESMPELRELDLRELYSNARDFDARLKQEFPGIPEERRWTASLLLPRSAGSILRLAATLPESQGALLATELKCMARAYLMELIGQDR; encoded by the coding sequence ATGACAGACGAATCTATAAATGTAGCACCGCGCAGAAAGCCGGTGCAGGCGCGTAGCCGGGAGCGTGTAGACAGCATTCTCCGCCACGCTGCCGAGATCTTTCATGAGAATGGTGTCGATGGCACCAGTATGTCGGCCATCGCCCGGCAGTCGGGGATGTCGCTGGCCTCGCTCTATCGCTATTTCCCGAATAAAGCGGCCATTGTCCATGCGCTCGCAGAAGGGCATGTCGAGAAGATGGAAACGGCGTTGCGTGAACGCCTGCAAGAAGTTGGGTTGTCGGAAGCCGTCGACGTGCTGATCGACCTGTTTTACGAATTCTATCGGACTGAACCGGCTTACTCTGCGATTTGGAGTGGTGTTGAATCCATGCCGGAACTCCGTGAGCTGGATTTGAGGGAACTTTACAGCAACGCTCGGGACTTTGATGCGCGCCTAAAACAGGAGTTCCCCGGCATACCGGAAGAACGCCGATGGACGGCGAGCTTGTTACTGCCGCGTTCTGCTGGCTCCATTCTCAGGTTGGCGGCAACTTTGCCAGAGTCGCAGGGCGCATTGCTGGCAACTGAGCTTAAATGTATGGCTCGCGCCTACTTGATGGAACTGATTGGTCAGGACAGATAG
- a CDS encoding proline--tRNA ligase — MRASRYLIATQKETPSDAEIISHQLMLRAGMIRKLAAGLYSWLPLGLKTLRKVERIVREEMDKSGAQEVLMPAVQPAELWQESGRWEQYGGELLRLHDRHGRDFCVGPTHEEVITDLVRNELKSYKELPANFYQIQTKFRDERRPRFGVMRAREFIMKDAYSFHIDAGSLEDTYQLMHRTYCNIFDRLGLDYRPVQADSGSIGGSSSHEFHVLASSGEDAIVFSTGGGYAANIEKAEAVAPAGDRPAASEEIKEVHTPDQKTIDAVSEFLGLPAERSVKTLIVKAEADENGESGLVALVLRGDHSLNEIKAENLQGVAEPLTMATDEEIEKAIGCKAGSIGPVNLPISTIVDRSAAHLADFVCGANKDDYHLIGANWERDVPVGRVEDIRNVVEGDPSPDGNGTLEIRRGIEVGHIFKLGNKYSSALNATVLDENGKSVVMEMGCYGIGVSRIVASSIEQNHDDKGIIWPDAIAPFQVAIVLLNAHKAPTVAEAGEKLYNDLREAGYDVLLDDRNLRPGVKFADMELMGIPHRFVISERGLNAGTLEYKGRRDEDKQDIAVEDALPVLMNVSPKAGL; from the coding sequence ATGCGAGCTAGCCGTTATCTGATTGCCACCCAAAAAGAGACCCCTTCTGACGCGGAAATTATCAGCCACCAGCTGATGTTACGTGCAGGTATGATCCGTAAATTGGCCGCAGGCCTCTACTCTTGGCTACCACTTGGCCTAAAAACCTTGCGCAAAGTAGAACGAATTGTACGTGAAGAGATGGACAAAAGTGGAGCCCAGGAAGTACTCATGCCTGCGGTTCAGCCGGCTGAACTTTGGCAGGAATCCGGCCGTTGGGAGCAATACGGCGGTGAGCTTCTGCGCCTGCACGACCGGCACGGCCGTGATTTTTGTGTGGGGCCGACCCATGAAGAAGTCATCACCGATCTGGTTCGCAATGAGCTGAAAAGCTATAAAGAGCTTCCTGCTAACTTTTACCAGATTCAAACCAAGTTCCGTGATGAACGCCGCCCACGGTTCGGCGTGATGCGTGCCCGCGAGTTCATCATGAAGGACGCTTATTCCTTCCATATTGATGCAGGATCGCTGGAGGACACCTATCAGCTCATGCATCGGACCTACTGCAACATTTTTGATCGTCTGGGCCTGGATTACCGCCCAGTTCAGGCAGACTCCGGCTCCATTGGCGGCAGCAGCTCCCACGAATTCCACGTGTTGGCGTCTTCTGGTGAAGATGCCATCGTATTCAGTACGGGCGGTGGTTACGCCGCGAACATCGAGAAGGCGGAAGCGGTAGCTCCGGCTGGCGATCGTCCGGCGGCCTCAGAAGAAATCAAAGAGGTACACACCCCGGATCAGAAAACGATTGATGCAGTCTCCGAGTTCTTGGGTCTGCCGGCTGAGCGCAGCGTGAAAACTCTGATCGTGAAAGCCGAAGCCGACGAGAACGGAGAATCAGGCTTGGTTGCGCTTGTTTTGCGCGGCGATCACAGCCTGAATGAGATCAAAGCTGAAAATCTGCAAGGTGTGGCTGAGCCTTTAACCATGGCCACCGACGAAGAGATCGAGAAAGCCATTGGCTGCAAAGCTGGCTCTATTGGTCCGGTCAACTTGCCGATTTCGACCATTGTCGATCGCAGCGCGGCCCATTTGGCGGACTTCGTGTGCGGCGCCAATAAAGACGACTATCACCTGATTGGCGCTAACTGGGAGCGTGATGTTCCAGTTGGCCGCGTTGAAGATATTCGCAACGTTGTAGAAGGTGACCCAAGTCCAGACGGCAACGGCACGCTGGAAATTCGCCGCGGCATCGAAGTTGGGCATATTTTCAAGCTGGGCAACAAATACAGCTCAGCCTTAAACGCTACAGTACTGGATGAAAACGGAAAATCAGTCGTGATGGAAATGGGCTGCTACGGCATTGGTGTGTCGCGCATCGTGGCCTCATCCATTGAACAAAATCACGACGACAAGGGCATCATTTGGCCAGACGCGATTGCGCCCTTCCAGGTTGCCATTGTGCTGCTGAACGCTCACAAAGCACCGACCGTTGCCGAGGCAGGCGAAAAGCTTTACAACGACCTGCGTGAAGCTGGCTATGATGTTCTTCTGGATGACCGCAACCTACGCCCAGGCGTAAAATTCGCAGATATGGAACTGATGGGCATTCCGCACCGGTTCGTTATTTCGGAACGCGGACTGAACGCTGGCACTTTGGAATACAAAGGTCGTCGTGATGAAGATAAACAGGATATTGCGGTAGAAGACGCACTGCCTGTGCTGATGAACGTTTCGCCGAAAGCGGGCCTGTAA
- the murB gene encoding UDP-N-acetylmuramate dehydrogenase — MAIAVNAKQFADIESADQLVEALDMAADRQLETLVLGGGSNLVFAGDYEGLVLHMALRGRRWEQVEGETAVLALAAGENWHDAVLYAARSGYRGIENLALIPGTAGAAPVQNIGAYGVELCDSLTSVTALDCDVRQVVTLSAEDCQFAYRDSFFKRNPGRYIILEIRLRLSRTAPLKLGYRDLQDYLSDVDEAKLSSLEVAEAVMAVRRRKLPDPDTLPNTGSFFKNPVIDQTQFEQLQKRFPEVVHYPLTDGVKLAAAWLIDQAGWKGYRNARVGIHNRQALVLINHSQGTGEDVLALAGDVRKSVREKFGVELEVEPGIIGTR; from the coding sequence ATGGCTATTGCCGTTAACGCCAAGCAATTTGCGGATATCGAAAGTGCTGACCAACTTGTCGAGGCTCTCGACATGGCCGCTGACCGGCAACTTGAAACGCTGGTGCTGGGCGGTGGCAGCAACCTGGTGTTCGCCGGCGACTATGAGGGGCTTGTCCTGCACATGGCCCTACGCGGAAGGCGTTGGGAACAGGTCGAAGGCGAGACGGCTGTACTGGCGTTGGCCGCAGGTGAGAACTGGCACGATGCGGTGCTCTACGCTGCGCGCTCTGGCTATCGCGGTATTGAGAACCTTGCGCTGATTCCTGGAACAGCTGGGGCTGCACCGGTTCAGAACATTGGTGCCTACGGAGTAGAGTTGTGCGATTCGCTGACGAGCGTAACGGCTTTGGATTGCGATGTACGGCAAGTGGTTACATTGAGTGCTGAAGACTGTCAGTTCGCCTATCGCGACAGTTTTTTTAAGCGCAACCCGGGGCGATATATCATACTTGAAATACGCCTGCGGCTATCTCGTACGGCACCTCTTAAACTGGGATATCGGGATCTTCAGGATTATCTGAGCGATGTTGATGAGGCGAAACTTAGCTCGCTGGAAGTGGCTGAGGCGGTTATGGCTGTGCGCCGGCGAAAACTACCGGATCCCGATACCTTGCCAAACACCGGAAGTTTTTTTAAGAATCCGGTGATCGATCAGACCCAATTCGAACAGCTGCAAAAACGTTTTCCGGAAGTGGTGCATTACCCGCTGACTGACGGTGTCAAACTGGCCGCGGCTTGGTTGATTGATCAGGCAGGCTGGAAAGGTTATCGCAACGCGCGAGTGGGCATTCATAACCGACAGGCGTTAGTGTTGATCAACCATTCTCAAGGCACGGGTGAGGATGTGCTGGCATTGGCAGGGGATGTGCGCAAATCGGTGCGGGAAAAGTTCGGGGTAGAGTTGGAAGTCGAACCGGGTATTATCGGAACACGTTAA